The Cannabis sativa cultivar Pink pepper isolate KNU-18-1 chromosome 8, ASM2916894v1, whole genome shotgun sequence genomic interval CCCACTAGTAGTTAGTAGTATAAtcctttttatatatgaacttgttcttttgtaatattatgagCGTGAAAACTGGATGTGATTGCGGTTGAAAGACCCacaaacatatatattaatcaaTCTTAACCCATTACAAAAAGTTTTTCCCTTTACTTTGTTATCCCGAGAAGTTCCAactgatgaagaaaaaaaaaagaagtaactTTTGCACAAATTGCAATTGAATCATCACCCTCTTGTCTCCTCTAAACTAACTATGGTCCTACTATGTTAAGCCAACTAACCAATGAGATTGTGCCATGTCATTGAGTATTAGAGCATGATTAGTGATTGAGGGTGAATCTCAGCCACTGGATGGCTTTTCCACATCAAGATAAAAACCACTCCTAATGATCAACCATGATTGAGAGAGACCCCAAATGGTTGGTGATGAGTCAATGAATTAGAATATGGAGAAAGAAAAAAGGGTGTCAATTGCCAAACCCCACACTGTATGCAGTGATCATCATGCATTCACTAACTTTATAAAGGAGTCTTAACACTTCTTTCTTGCTTCCACTTTCCAGCCACTTCAGAACCCCAAATAGAGACCCCTCACCAATGTCATGTCTTTTAATTTCTCTCATCCATTTCTTCCATACATTCTTGAGAATTGAGAACACTAGAAACCATTTACAATAGAACATGAAAGGAATGAAGGGAAAGTTCCTTAAGAAACTAAAAACCATACAAGCAATAGGTACTATTAGACAAGGCCTAGTCTTTCATCAATTAAATCCCACAACAGAAAAGTTTTCTACTACTTGGAAGTGTACTGCTCAAACCACACTAACTCAAGGAGAAGAAGATATCCACAAGGAAAGTCTCTCAGAGCTACTAAGTATTGGGTTATCCCCTAAACTTTTCAAAGATCTTAGCCATGAAAGTTTGGAAGCTCATGAGTTCGATGTTGGTGACAATCAGGAGGAGACTCTTTCGTCCACCATGAAGTTAAACGACACAATGGAGGAGAAAAACTTGTCAGATGATCAATTAGTAGGTAACAATAATATTGTTAATAAGGTTGATTATGATGATCATGATGATGGAATAAAATCATCATTGCTAGATTTTGAAGAGAAATGTCCACCAGATGGGAATGACAAGGTTATTCTATACACAACAAGCTTAAGAGGAGTAAGAAAGACGTTTGAGGATTGTAGTGCTATAAAATTCTTGTTGGAGAGTTTAAAGGTGTCTTTTTGCGAAAGGGATGTGTCGTTCCACCAGGAATTTCGGGAAGAGCTATGGAGTGTACTAGGAAGTAGAGTTGTCCCTCCAAGGCTTTTCATAAAGGGAAGGTATATTGGAGGAGCTGAAGAAGTAGTTGGAGTACTTCATGAGCAAGGCAAGCTAAGGAAACTCTTGGAAGGTATCCCACTTGTCCAAGCCAATTCCCCGTGCCCTGGTTGTGCCAACGTGCGATTTTCTGTGTGCTTTAACTGCAATGGGAGCCGGAAGGTCTTGCCAAATGGTGATCAAACTGATCATGAAGAGTTGTACTACATTAGATGTCCAGAGTGTAATGAAAATGGATTGGTTAAATGCCCAATTTGCTTCTAGTGTTCTTGGATGATCATGTACTTGTTAAAATCTACAACATTATGTTGTTTTAATGTGAAGTAAGGATTGTGTTAAAGAGTAGAGAAGCTTtcatgtttattatttatttactatGTGACAATATATAATGTCTAGCTCATCATATAGGTATCAATGCTTGAGATACTAGAGAGTTTCAATAATgtttcttgaactttcttttctattcttttcttttttgatgGTTTTTCCAAAGATAAGTGGGGAAGAGGTTGCACATGGGCTATTTTCTTTTGGTTTGGGGAAAGTCATCATTTGATGATAACAAAAGGTTTAGGTACCAAAGGAGAAGAAGGGCTGTGGGGTTTATGATGATCCAACCACAGCTTTTATGTTAAAAGGGTCACTCAAGGCATCTTTTTCCAAATTAtaagaattttctattttataatgGTCAAGACTGCAAAGAAGGAAGAGGACACTAGAAGAAGCAAAGAAAGATTTCAACATTTCAAATTACTTAAATTTAGTCATTAAGAGACAGGAATAGTACTTGTGTACCAGTCAAGAATGTTTTAGACAATCTCATTACCATTAAGAAAAAACACCAAAGTTTTTTTACTCACTAAATTAAGAAAAGTGCTAAGGAGTAATAGTTGTATGGTACACGTTATTATTACTGACTCATAAAATActtctaaataaaattataggaCCATACTAACTCTATAAACAAACT includes:
- the LOC115698539 gene encoding uncharacterized protein At5g39865 isoform X2 yields the protein MKGMKGKFLKKLKTIQAIGTIRQGLVFHQLNPTTEKFSTTWKCTAQTTLTQGEEDIHKESLSELLSIGLSPKLFKDLSHESLEAHEFDVGDNQEETLSSTMKLNDTMEEKNLSDDQLVDFEEKCPPDGNDKVILYTTSLRGVRKTFEDCSAIKFLLESLKVSFCERDVSFHQEFREELWSVLGSRVVPPRLFIKGRYIGGAEEVVGVLHEQGKLRKLLEGIPLVQANSPCPGCANVRFSVCFNCNGSRKVLPNGDQTDHEELYYIRCPECNENGLVKCPICF
- the LOC115698539 gene encoding uncharacterized protein At5g39865 isoform X1, giving the protein MKGMKGKFLKKLKTIQAIGTIRQGLVFHQLNPTTEKFSTTWKCTAQTTLTQGEEDIHKESLSELLSIGLSPKLFKDLSHESLEAHEFDVGDNQEETLSSTMKLNDTMEEKNLSDDQLVGNNNIVNKVDYDDHDDGIKSSLLDFEEKCPPDGNDKVILYTTSLRGVRKTFEDCSAIKFLLESLKVSFCERDVSFHQEFREELWSVLGSRVVPPRLFIKGRYIGGAEEVVGVLHEQGKLRKLLEGIPLVQANSPCPGCANVRFSVCFNCNGSRKVLPNGDQTDHEELYYIRCPECNENGLVKCPICF